The Candidatus Methylomirabilis sp. sequence TCCATCATCGTGGGGTTCGTCCGCACGCTGGGGATCACCTACTTCGCCGAGATCGAGCTGGCCATCCTTTACCTCATCGCGGCGGCGGTCCTCCTGGTGCGCCCCGCCGGGCTCTTCGGCAGGCCATGACCCGCAGCCCGCTGCTCGCCGGTGCGCTTTCCCCATGGCGGGCGCTCGCCTACGCGGCGCCAGTCGCGCTCCTGATGCTCGTGATCCCCTACGTGGCCGCCCCCTACGACACGATCCTCCTCTCCTACGGTCTCATCAGCGCCATTGCCGCCCTCGGCTTCAACCTCCTCCTGGGCTACACCGGGCTTCTCTCCTTCGGGCACTCCGCCTACTTCGGCGTGGGGGCCTACGCCGTTGCGTTCATGGTGAAGTACCTGCACATCACGTCCATGGAACTGTTCCTGCTCGGCGGGGTGGCGGCCACCGCGGTCGTGACCGCCCTGTTCGGTTACATCTGCGTGCGCTACACGCGGATCTTCTTCTCGATCCTCACCCTGGCGCTCTCCCAGGTCCTCTGGAGCCTCGCGTTCAAGTTTTTCTGGGTCACGGGGGGAACCGACGGCCTGCGCGTCCCCACGCCCAGGCTCCTCGGCGGGATGGTCCGCGAGCTGGCCGGGCCTGCGGAGGCAAAGGTCGCCTTCCTGTCCTACCGGTACTACTACTACGTCCTCGTGGTCTTCTTCCTGTGCGTGGCGGTGATGTGGGTCATCGTGCACTCCCCATTCGGCAAGGCCCTTCAGGCGATCCGGGACAACGAGAC is a genomic window containing:
- a CDS encoding branched-chain amino acid ABC transporter permease, producing MTRSPLLAGALSPWRALAYAAPVALLMLVIPYVAAPYDTILLSYGLISAIAALGFNLLLGYTGLLSFGHSAYFGVGAYAVAFMVKYLHITSMELFLLGGVAATAVVTALFGYICVRYTRIFFSILTLALSQVLWSLAFKFFWVTGGTDGLRVPTPRLLGGMVRELAGPAEAKVAFLSYRYYYYVLVVFFLCVAVMWVIVHSPFGKALQAIRDNETRAEFVGVQVRRYRLVAFLVSGTFTGLAGALWVPLNGLTTPDILYWPFSGEIVFFTVLGGFRTFSGPIIGAVVFNYLKTYAVGYTVYWQLVLGVVLVVLVLTMPAGIVGTLSQLRLRLRRTS